One part of the Lytechinus pictus isolate F3 Inbred chromosome 3, Lp3.0, whole genome shotgun sequence genome encodes these proteins:
- the LOC129256180 gene encoding epoxide hydrolase 4-like, whose translation MGNPLQLFTITGLFYLPFFLLGVLRGILVLLLSLVFKGPRWVFHRKTRNSRPPCMEDLQLGSHKFVTVEDVKLHIVESGDPKNPLMLFLHGFPECWYSWRHQIRTFNKDYHCVSFDMRGTGESDAPLSKKFYSLDKLTEDIHKLIGVLGHDSCILVGHDWGGMIAWDFATRYPEQLNKLIIINAAHPNRFRELFQSYYLPQLWRSWYVFFFQLPYLPEMLLSMGDYIILQKHCMKGPTTEEDIEAFKFALSRPGRVTTFLNYYRNAAHEFFHGTGYVTTPTLLIWATSHYALDNKLVDKTERLCRQLIVERIENGDVLVHQEQPDIVNRLIKKYLVE comes from the exons ATGGGGAACCCTCTTCAGCTCTTCACTATCACAGGCCTGTTTTATCTGCCCTTTTTCCTACTTGGAGTACTAAGGGGCATTCTTGTTCTTCTGCTGTCCCTGGTCTTCAAAGGACCACGATGGGTGTTTCATCGAAAGACCAGGAACTCACGACCACCTTGCATGGAGGACTTGCAGCTTGGCTCCCATAAATTTGTTACTGTGGAG GATGTAAAGCTTCATATTGTAGAGTCGGGTGATCCTAAGAATCCTTTGATGTTATTTCTACATGGCTTTCCAGAATGCTGGTATTCATGGAGACATCAGATCAGAACATTCAATAAAGATTATCA TTGTGTATCATTTGACATGAGAGGAACTGGTGAGTCAGATGCCCCACTATCCAAGAAGTTCTACAGTCTAGATAAACTCACTG AAGACATTCATAAGCTGATTGGTGTATTGGGTCATGATTCCTGTATCCTGGTAGGGCATGACTGGGGTGGTATGATCGCCTGGGACTTTGCTACCCGTTACCCAGAACAGCTGAACAAACTAATCATTATAAATGCAGCTCATCCCAATAGATTCAGAGAACTCTTTCAAAGCTACTACTTACCTCAGCTGTGGCGCTCATG gtATGTGTTTTTCTTTCAACTGCCATACTTGCCAGAGATGTTGCTGTCAATGGGTGATTATATAATACTCCAGAAACATTGCATGAAGGGCCCAACAACTGAGGAAGATATAGAAGCCTTCAAATTTGCTCTTTCAAGACCAG GGAGAGTGACTACATTTCTAAACTACTACAGGAATGCAGCACATGAATTTTTCCATGGAACAGGTTATGTCACCACACCTACTCTTCTCATCTGGGCCACGTCACACTATGCTCTTGACAACAAGCTGGTGGATAAAACAGAAAGACTTTGTCGTCAATTAATTGtagaaagaatagaaaatggTGATGTGCTGGTGCACCAGGAACAGCCTGACATTGTCAACAGACTCATCAAAAAATATCTTGtagagtaa
- the LOC129255451 gene encoding epoxide hydrolase 4-like — translation MNLPSRLLNVSVRMSILKYSCVRTLYYLPMYILVIPVVIFIVLKGLLRHGPCWLFYKKERLERPACMDDPQLGNHKFVQVKDIKLHIVESGDPKNPLMLFLHGFPECWYSWRHQIRTFNKDYHCVAIDMRGVGESDGPPGKMNYTCDLITGDVCELIHVLGHETCILIGHDWGGLIGWKFAAQYPEMVDKYIAMNIPHPDRFNELVSLYLPQIIKSWYIFFFQMPWFPERGVQMGDYNMINEECKHGETTDEDIEAFKYSISRPDRLHTFMNYYRNELTLIFTKTGVVKTPTLLIWGTGDDYLHTRLSYDTEKFCPNLKVERIEGGNHFIQQEQPDLVNQLMKKYLEKEITLEI, via the exons ATGAATTTGCCATCTAGACTCCTAAACGTTAGTGTGAGAATGAGCATTTTGAAATATAGCTGTGTGAGGACCTTGTACTACCTACCAATGTACATCTTGGTCATTCCTGTGGTAATATTCATTGTCCTGAAAGGATTGTTACGTCATGGACCATGCTGGCTGTTTTATAAGAAAGAAAGATTAGAGAGACCAGCTTGCATGGATGATCCACAGCTTGGAAACCATAAGTTTGTCCAAGTCAAG GACATAAAGCTTCATATTGTAGAGTCAGGTGATCCTAAGAATCCTTTGATGTTATTTCTACATGGCTTTCCAGAATGCTGGTATTCATGGAGACATCAGATCAGAACATTCAATAAAGATTATCA CTGTGTAGCCATTGATATGAGAGGTGTTGGTGAATCAGATGGTCCTCCAGGAAAGATGAACTATACTTGTGACCTTATCACAG GAGATGTGTGTGAACTGATCCATGTTCTAGGACATGAGACATGTATCTTGATAGGACATGACTGGGGTGGATTGATAGGATGGAAGTTTGCTGCACAGTATCCTGAAATGGTGGATAAATATATAGCAATGAATATACCACACCCTGATAGATTCAATGAGCTTGTATCATTATACTTGCCACAAATAATCAAGTCATG GTACATATTTTTCTTCCAAATGCCATGGTTCCCTGAAAGGGGAGTACAGATGGGAGATTACAACATGATCAATGAAGAATGTAAACATGGCGAAACTACTGATGAAGATATTGAAGCATTCAAGTATTCTATATCAAGACCAG ATCGTCTGCATACCTTCATGAACTACTACCGTAATGAACTTACTCTGATCTTCACCAAAACTGGAGTGGTTAAGACACCAACTCTGCTCATTTGGGGGACAGGAGATGATTACCTTCACACCCGTCTTTCTTATGACACTGAGAAATTCTGCCCAAATCTGAAGGTGGagcgtatagagggcggcaatCACTTCATCCAACAGGAGCAGCCGGATCTTGTCAATCAGctgatgaaaaaatatttggagAAAGAAATTACTCTTGAAATATGA
- the LOC129256884 gene encoding epoxide hydrolase 1-like — translation MSLRTLLSYPIIRYILLLPLFILTTLIGILFLLGALIFKGPSWVFRKKKTGYVRPECLDEPSLGTHKVISLKDIKLHIVESGDPKNPLMLFLHGFPECWYSWRHQIRTFNKDYHCVAFDMRGVGESDGPDGVSNYTMDKLVGDVHDMIKTLGHKSCVLVGHDWGGLIGWEFAARYPDMVDNYIPMNVPHPDRFADFITSSVVQIMLSWYMLFFQLPYLPEILMSMGDYGMLKEAYKIGPNTDEDAEAFKYSISMPGRSTTFVNYYRNIIGAIFNQPCGKVSVPTLLIWGTGDAAFNIKLSHDTEKYCPKIIVKRIEGGHHSIQQEQPDVVNNFLKQYLNN, via the exons ATGAGTCTAAGGACTCTCCTGAGCTATCCCATCATCAGATATATCCTGTTGCTTCCATTGTTCATCTTAACAACGCTAATTGGTATCTTATTTCTCCTTGGTGCGCTGATCTTCAAGGGACCATCATGGGTATTCAGGAAGAAGAAAACTGGCTATGTTAGACCAGAGTGCCTTGATGAACCAAGTCTTGGTACTCACAAAGTCATCTCTCTTAAG GACATAAAGCTTCATATTGTAGAGTCAGGTGATCCTAAGAATCCTTTGATGTTATTTCTACATGGCTTTCCAGAATGCTGGTATTCATGGAGACATCAGATCAGAACATTCAATAAAGATTATCA cTGTGTTGCATTTGATATGAGAGGAGTTGGTGAGAGCGATGGCCCAGATGGAGTGTCTAATTACACCATGGATAAACTTGTTG gtgACGTACATGACATGATCAAAACATTAGGACACAAGTCATGTGTTTTAGTAGGACATGACTGGGGTGGTTTAATAGGATGGGAGTTTGCAGCTCGGTATCCAGATATGGTGGATAATTACATCCCAATGAATGTACCTCATCCAGATAGATTTGCTGATTTCATCACCAGCTCTGTTGTCCAGATAATGTTGTCATG GTACATGCTGTTTTTCCAGTTGCCTTATCTACCAGAAATCCTAATGTCCATGGGGGACTATGGCATGCTGAAAGAAGCATATAAGATTGGTCCAAATACAGACGAAGATGCTGAAGCCTTTAAGTATTCCATCTCTATGCCAG gtCGGTCAACCACCTTTGTCAACTACTATCGGAACATCATCGGGGCTATCTTTAACCAGCCATGTGGGAAAGTTTCTGTGCCAACTTTGTTGATTTGGGGAACAGGAGATGCAGCATttaatatcaagctttcacaTGACACTGAGAAGTACTGTCCCAAGATCATTGTTAAGAGGATAGAAGGTGGTCATCATAGCATTCAACAAGAACAACCAGATGTAGTTAATAATTTCTTGAAACAATACTTGAATAATTGA